The following proteins come from a genomic window of Metarhizium brunneum chromosome 2, complete sequence:
- the FSR2 gene encoding O-methyltransferase fsr2 yields the protein MLEFARLERATDVKFVPLTYKCQEVDTLVDIGGGTGHVAVTMAKTFPQLNIIVEDQAKSIAEAKSTVPVELQDRIRLVESDFFQPRHVENAAVCKTKTFFLRPILHNWSDANAKRVIEPLLPSIRDGPKLLIMDMMVPPPGTVPETMELWIRGLDMEIMIHSTWCRNRKQFGHGISIR from the coding sequence ATGTTGGAGTTTGCACGTCTGGAACGCGCTACCGACGTCAAGTTTGTCCCGCTGACGTACAAGTGTCAAGAGGTCGACACTCTTGTCGACATTGGGGGCGGAAccggccatgttgccgttACCATGGCCAAAACTTTCCCACAATTGAACATCATCGTCGAAGATCAGGCCAAGAGCATTGCTGAGGCAAAGTCCACTGTGCCAGTGGAACTACAAGACAGAATCCGGCTTGTGGAAAGCGACTTTTTCCAGCCGCGTCATGTCGAAAACGCCGCTGTGTGTAAGACCaagaccttcttcttgcgtcCCATTCTACATAATTGGTCTGATGCCAACGCTAAGCGAGTTATCGAGCCCTTGTTACCTAGCATTCGGGATGGTCCAAAGCTTCTCATCATGGATATGATGGTACCTCCTCCGGGCACCGTCCCAGAAACCATGGAATTATGGATTCGCGGCCTGGATATGGAAATTATGATTCATAGCACTTGGTGTAGAAACAGAAAACAGTTCGGACACGGCATCTCTATACGATGA
- the pks27_1 gene encoding Non-reducing polyketide synthase pks27: MSHQQRLLFYKGVHARRQKFYVVYGLNSPYLKKGLEMNCSWDGLVGCFLTESNVVSHPDRTVSLAGKAVGDLMIINSPPTFKLEHLPEHFFEFYSTSGLFGKQGAAPDWAISHFRSINRVLSTYSAIPLTVSTLRKVNILWACESYVDERFKPELDDPEVSGPNIASPWKLNPPPLPKPDFKQVLAGKPDENWLPSHHTGDLAPVTGKLPPLRTRTDYPVQGFTDGWNTFVGGTGSTQDYNAYSAKVREWCDKNPAVPAVISHTLKDSMSAKTLDSTIAMSF; encoded by the exons ATGTCTCATCAACAACGTCTTTTATTTTACAAGGGAGTCCACGCACGGCGTCAAAAGTTCTATG TTGTTTACGGGCTCAACTCACCTTATCTCAAAAAGGGTCTTGAAATGAATTGCTCTTGGGATGGCCTGGTGGGCTGCTTCCTCACCGAATCCAACGTCGTCAGCCATCCGGACCGTACAGTTTCGCTGGCTG GCAAGGCAGTAGGAGATCTTATGATAATCAACTCCCCCCCAACTTTCAAGCTTGAGCATCTCCCGGAACATTTTTTTGAATTCTATAGCACCTCGGGTCTATTTGGCAAGCAAGGCGCAGCACCTGACTGGGCGATTTCTCATTTCCGAAGCATTAACCGCGTTCTAAGTACATATTCTGCTATACCACTCACTGTGAGCACTCTTCGGAAGGTTAACATTCTCTGGGCCTGTGAAAGTTACGTGGACGAGAGATTCAAACCAGAATTAGATGATCCGGAAG TCTCTGGTCCTAATATCGCTAGTCCGTGGAAGCTTAACCCGCCACCATTGCCCAAGCCGGATTTCAAGCAAGTTCTTGCTGGTAAGCCCGACGAGAACTGGCTGCCGTCGCACCACACGGGCGATCTAGCGCCAGTAACGGGTAAATTGCCTCCCTTGCGTACGCGGACCGACTATCCAGTGCAAGGCTTCACGGATGGTTGGAATACCTTTGTGGGAG GCACCGGCTCGACGCAGGACTATAACGCCTACTCGGCAAAGGTCCGTGAATGGTGCGATAAGAACCCGGCTGTCCCGGCCGTTATTAGCCACACTTTAAAGGATTCCATGAGTGCTAAGACACTAGACTCTACTATAGCTATGAGCTTCTAA
- the apf7_0 gene encoding Cytochrome P450 monooxygenase apf7, with protein sequence MTDSTGKSKYQQVLVLENMVNKLETILESFGSREKTVMHIVEMLETIVSRHSPDNNELNEIIDILVATEGLERYITTLMRYSPSSTIPGLRARVTAYDAKILKAGAGLLVVTGSHTTSASLSGIFFYLTGDPRRLIKVQNEIRGILELTNDIIHGPKLASCTYLRARVDEAMRLTSSGPSELPREVMRGGIHIQGQYYPAGTVVGTSSWCDARNQRVYGDTDVYRPERWIVDEAEGVTKEHVARLKANFNPFGAGPGHCIGNVFAMSEILIAVARTLHRLGVRRTPGSMLGAGHPSLGWGARSPQQLHLKDAYITIRHGPEVQFRKRTTGSLGE encoded by the exons ATGACCGACAGCACAGGCAAGTCCAAGTACCAGCAGGTGTTAGTGCTGGAGAACATGGTCAACAAGCTAGAGACCATCCTGGAGTCCTTCGGAAGCAGGGAGAAGACAGTGATGCATATCGTGGAGATGCTCGAGACTATTGTGAGCAGGCACTCACCCGATAATAATGAGCTGAACGAGATTATCGACATTCTAGTAGCTACGGAAGGTCTGGAGCGTTACAT TACGACTTTGATGAGATATTCCCCATCCTCGACTATCCCAGGTCTCAGGGCTAGGGTTACAGCCTATGATGCCAAAATCCTCAAAGCAGGGGCTGGCCTGCTCGTTGTGACTGGCTCCCACACCACTTCCGCCAGCCTCTCGGGAATTTTCTTCTACCTCACAGGTGACCCAAGACGGCTAATCAAGGTCCAAAATGAAATCCGGGGCATACTCGAATTGACCAATGATATCATTCACGGACCCAAGCTCGCGAGCTGCACCTATCTCCGGGCCCGTGTTGATGAAGCTATGCGTTTAACCTCATCAGGGCCATCAGAGTTGCCACGGGAAGTAATGCGCGGCGGGATTCACATTCAGGGCCAATACTACCCGGCGGGAACGGTTGTGGGAACCTCGTCGTGGTGCGATGCGCGCAATCAACGGGTATACGGCGACACTGATGTGTACCGTCCCGAACGCTGGATAGTTGATGAGGCCGAGGGTGTAACCAAGGAGCATGTTGCTCGCCTGAAAGCCAACTTTAATCCTTTCGGCGCCGGGCCTGGTCATTGCATTGGAAATGTCTTTGCCATGTCTGAGATACTGATCGCGGTCGCCCGAACACTACACCGGCTCGGGGTTCGACGAACTCCAGGATCTATGCTTGGCGCTGGCCACCCGTCACTAGGATGGGGAGCACGGAGCCCTCAGCAGTTGCATCTGAAGGACGCGTATATTACCATTCGGCACGGCCCAGAAGTTCAGTTTCGGAAGAGAACGACGGGTTCCTTGGGAGAGTAA
- the pks27_0 gene encoding Non-reducing polyketide synthase pks27 has product MMMRKGQFPPHCGIRTRINSAFPNNLTQRNVHIDFETISWPRSRGMPRKAIINNFSAAGGNTSILVEEPMNLAPSTTAAQCKTRPTYPVALSAKCAKSLRRNIQSLVAHLSDSEVALPELSYATTARRIAHGHRVVVASNSIASIKSQLADALDGDVGSKRVIPPRQMLFAFTGQGSQYPGMGKQLLESLDAFRDQIIRFDQLSRRLGFLEILLLFNASSGDNISNYPPVVVQLANTCMQIALARIWMSWGITPTAVVGHSLGEYAALNIAGVPGQTRTLFFSSAAVQCICRNAANNLRTK; this is encoded by the coding sequence atgatgatgaggaagggACAGTTCCCTCCTCATTGTGGTATCAGGACTCGCATCAATTCGGCCTTCCCAAACAATCTTACACAGCGCAACGTTCACATCGATTTTGAGACGATTTCTTGGCCACGCTCCCGTGGTATGCCAAGAAAGGCAATCATCAATAATTTCAGCGCCGCAGGTGGAAACACCTCCATCTTAGTTGAGGAGCCCATGAACTTGGCTCCATCAACCACGGCCGCACAATGCAAGACTCGGCCAACTTACCCAGTGGCCCTCTCGGCGAAATGTGCAAAGTCTCTAAGAAGGAACATCCAGTCATTGGTTGCCCATCTCTCGGATTCAGAAGTTGCCCTTCCCGAATTGTCCTATGCCACTACCGCCCGCCGCATTGCTCACGGGCACCGTGTCGTCGTGGCTTCCAACAGCATTGCGAGTATCAAATCCCAACTAGCAGATGCCCTGGATGGCGATGTGGGCAGCAAGCGCGTAATTCCACCAAGGCAAATGCTTTTTGCATTTACCGGACAAGGATCACAGTATCCAGGCATGGGAAAGCAGCTCCTAGAATCATTAGACGCGTTTCGGGACCAAATTATTCGATTCGATCAGCTGTCTCGGCGTTTAGGGTTCCTCGAGATCCTTCTCCTTTTCAATGCGAGCAGCGGAGACAACATCTCCAATTACCCTCCGGTTGTCGTTCAGCTTGCCAATACTTGCATGCAAATCGCGCTTGCCCGTATATGGATGTCTTGGGGAATCACCCCAACCGCTGTTGTTGGCCACAGCCTCGGCGAATACGCAGCATTGAACATCGCGGGTGTGCCTGGTCAGACTCGGACACTATTTTTCTCGTCGGCCGCCGTGCAATGCATCTGCAGGAACGCTGCGAACAATCTTCGCACAAAATAA
- the claM gene encoding Cytochrome P450 monooxygenase claM has protein sequence MSKTMLWIGFSLEDIEPIPAVLTTFTIAFITLVVYLSYTPKVVGAPEFITDTVPFIGSWSFFTKKMSFWRGAVAKSKTGTFSFWLGQNHVIGLSGEAARKMYLEDRRLHLIKGIAVIGHGPDFINGRSTVIHEIWKGTGPSGRTYAQRRLLELQRSDLLAKRLPKVTRDARTAFEAMKMNESSVINPSKTCFRIVIIQGSRIVATDEIADNPELLHSLFLYTQILQFTNTLHLLAFPGLSYLSPGYWKRRYGRRGLQKIVEPIVNRRMAKGAAGGDDALKYLIDAGDSQDYISTFLDWQGKIYNEIKSSAAIYATDKTRKLPLVDQLDQLPIEAWEKMSESLELCYKEAIRMCVAFPMGRFNDTPDAISIPGSNQVIPPGSFTCYNTIDAHYNEKLYPNAMKWDAERWSEGRMESDQEAYGFMGWGAGRHPCVGMRWAKLQQNIIIAYAVALYKWTGCDENGIPTAVFKQPTHGLDHLAPKLPQGTHCRFAPRGE, from the exons ATGTCAAAAACAATGCTATGGATAGGCTTCAGCCTGGAAGATATTGAGCCGATACCAGCAGTCCTAACTACTTTTACAATCGCTTTTATCACACTTGTGGTATATTTGTCGTACACACCTAAAGTCGTTGGCGCGCCAGAATTTATAACTGATACTGTGCCTTTTATTGGCTCATGGAGCTTTTTCACCAAGAAGAT GAGCTTCTGGAGAGGCGCTGTGGCCAAATCAAAGACGGGTACATTTAGTTTTTGGCTTGGCCAGAACCACGTTATCGGCTTGTCTGGCGAAGCAGCGCGAAAGATGTATCTCGAAGACCGACGGCTCCATCTCATCAAAGGAATCGCCGTTATTGGTCACGGGCCAGACTTTATCAACGGACGCTCAACAGTGATCCACGAGATTTGGAAGGGTACCGGCCCTAGTGGACGAACATATGCGCAACGACGGCTTCTTGAGCTGCAGAGGTCGGACCTGCTTGCCAAGCGTCTGCCTAAAGTTACAAGAGACGCCCGCACAGCATTTGAGGCTATGAAGATGAATGAATCCTCCGTCATCAATCCATCAAAGACTTGCTTTCGTATCGTAATCATCCAAGGAAGCCGTATCGTTGCCACTGACGAGATTGCCGACAACCCTGAACTGCTTCATTCTCTTTTCTTGTATACTCAGATTCTCCAGTTCACCAATACTTTACATCTTCTTGCATTTCCGGGTCTATCTTATCTTAGCCCTGGTTACTGGAAACGTCGTTATGGCCGTCGAGGGCTACAGAAGATTGTGGAACCCATCGTAAATAGACGCATGGCTAAGGGCGCTGCCGGTGGCGATGATGCGTTGAAGTATTTGATCGATGCTGGAGATAGCCAGGATTACATCAGCACGTTCTTG GACTGGCAGGGTAAAATCTACAATGAGATCAAGAGCTCGGCAGCCATTTATGCGACTGATAAGACCAGGAAGCTGCCTCTTGTTGATCAGCTTGATCAACTTCCGATTGAAGCCTGGGAAAAAATGTCTGAATCGCTTGAACTTTGCTACAAAGAGGCTATTCGCATGTGTGTTGCTTTTCCCATGGGCCGCTTCAACGACACACCCGATGCTATTTCCATTCCTGGAAGCAATCAAGTTATTCCTCCGGGTAGCTTCACCTGCTATAATACTATAGACGCGCATTACAATGAGAAGCTGTACCCCAATGCTATGAAATGGGACGCCGAGCGTTGGAGCGAGGGCCGGATGGAATCTGACCAGGAAGCTTACGGCT TCATGGGTTGGGGCGCAGGTCGTCACCCTTGCGTCGGGATGCGATGGGCTAAGCTCCAGCAGAACATCATCATAGCATATGCCGTAGCGCTGTACAAGTGGACTGGTTGCGATGAAAATGGAATCCCGACTGCTGTGTTCAAGCAACCAACTCATGGGCTGGATCATCTCGCACCCAAGTTGCCACAGGGAACACACTGCAGATTTGCTCCGAGGGGAGAATAG
- the FSR1_0 gene encoding Non-reducing polyketide synthase fsr1 — MLTKASFAIEFGPHPVVSGMIRATLGFDITVLPTFRRNTDPWEVLTKSLCSLKVIDLPAYNWDLKSFWIPDRNDWTLTKGDIPVHQCRVAAELDKSIPSTSSFNIAQSAIVETPKLKSSAIHEVLEERITSNGYEVVTECDVNRADVRPFIRGHTVDGFSLCTPERGSEIGQLSTFSMKFINKSDSQDFSQKLPNMLEHLERMRRQLTEGKTCRFSGPMAYGLVSALAEFSLDHYCVDEALYDNELYECIQVVSFGQMKKGGIFHINPGLIDGLTQLGGFTMNANDKTKLDTTVLANHDWKNLQLFEAIGDGCQYFAHVRMTPGDKVLWEGDVTIFTDDRIVGLVEGIQEVPRRLLKFILTQAAKPPKFKTKSAKETRSIPSRREEELLI, encoded by the exons ATGCTTACAAAGGCCTCCTTTGCCATCGAATTCGGCCCTCATCCAGTAGTTTCAGGCATGATCAGAGCGACTCTCGGCTTTGATATTACAGTTCTGCCTACTTTTCGCCGCAATACCGATCCTTGGGAAGTATTAACCAAGTCGTTATGTTCTTT GAAAGTGATTGATCTTCCCGCTTATAACTGGGATCTGAAGTCGTTTTGGATCCCGGACAGAAACGATTGGACTCTCACGAAGGGTGATATTCCTGTTCACCAGTGTCGCGTTGCAGCCGAATTAGACAAGTCTATACCGTCGACATCTTCTTTCAATATTGCTCAATCTGCCATCGTGGAGACTCCAAAACTTAAATCTAGTGCCATTCATGAGGTTCTGGAAGAACGGATTACAAGTAATGGGTATGAAGTTGTCACGGAGTGTGATGTTAACCGTGCTGATGTTCGGCCTTTTATCCGGGGCCACACTGTCGATGGCTTCAGCCTATGTACACCG GAACGTGGAAGCGAGATTGGTCAGCTTTCTACCTTTTCCATGAAGTTTATTAACAAGTCTGATAGCCAAGATTTCTCACAGAAGCTCCCGAACATGCTAGAACACTTGGAAAGAATGCGTCGCCAACTCACTGAGGGGAAGACCTGCAGATTCAGCGGGCCAATGGCGTATGGTTTAGTCTCTGCGCTGGCTGAATTCAGCCTGGACCACTATTgcgtcgacgaggccctATACGACAATGAACTTTATGAGTGTATTCAAGTGGTCAGCTTCGGCCAGATGAAAAAGGGAGGCATATTTCACATCAACCCTGGTTTGATCGATGGCTTGACCCAGTTAGGAGGTTTCACTATGAATGCCAATGACAAGACGAAACTTGACACAACCGTCTTGGCAAATCATGACTGGAAGAATTTGCAGCTGTTTGAGGCCATTGGAGACGGTTGCCAGTACTTTGCCCATGTCCGCATGACCCCTGGAGACAAGGTTCTTTGGGAAGGCGATGTGACTATTTTCACGGACGATCGAATCGTTGGCTTGGTGGAAGGA ATTCAAGAGGTTCCTCGTCGATTGCTCAAGTTCATACTAACGCAAGCAGCCAAACCTCCAAAATTCAAGACCAAAAGTGCCAAAGAAACTAGATCCATACCCAGCAGACGCGAGGAGGAGCTCTTGATATAA
- the Pks2_0 gene encoding Polyketide synthase 2, translating to MGIVAEQSGIPLSDLRDETRFDDIGIDSQLALMTTSLLAEELGITADSTLFLGNSTVAGLKRALGRPPLSSTLPECQGSTEVRDSTPAIQSTTTTVSQKVPSSAYQGQTVFSAAASEAGDLNADKKFASVLRIISEEVNVPVEHLTDNILLADLGVDLLLSLIIGSRLRDELEIDIDTQSMLTTLDSIHALCISLFATGNKTRPSSSQLNFSGYSTPPLMEA from the coding sequence ATGGGGATTGTCGCGGAACAAAGCGGTATTCCACTATCAGATTTGCGCGATGAAACTCGATTTGATGACATTGGTATCGACTCTCAACTTGCACTAATGACCACAAGCTTATTGGCTGAAGAGCTTGGCATTACCGCGGACTCAACACTCTTTTTGGGAAACAGTACCGTGGCTGGCTTGAAGAGGGCTTTGGGACGACCGCCATTATCCTCTACACTGCCGGAATGTCAAGGCTCTACAGAAGTCAGAGATTCGACCCCCGCCATTCAATCTACTACTACAACCGTGTCGCAAAAAGTGCCTTCATCGGCTTACCAAGGTCAGACGGTGTTCTCCGCGGCGGCATCTGAAGCAGGGGATCTAAACGCCGATAAGAAATTTGCCAGTGTACTGAGAATTATTTCCGAGGAGGTCAATGTACCTGTCGAACATCTCACTGATAATATCTTGCTTGCAGATCTTGGAGTAGACTTGCTTCTTTCCCTGATCATTGGAAGTCGCCTTCGAGACGAACTAGAGATAGACATCGACACACAATCTATGCTGACAACTCTGGATTCGATTCATGCTCTTTGCATATCCCTGTTTGCTACTGGCAATAAAACGAGGCCTAGTTCATCGCAGCTCAACTTCTCAGGCTATAGCACACCTCCTTTAATGGAAGCCTGA